Proteins encoded by one window of Carassius auratus strain Wakin chromosome 8, ASM336829v1, whole genome shotgun sequence:
- the LOC113106870 gene encoding uncharacterized protein LOC113106870 yields the protein MSNESALAESIGRAVLAAIQNVSTMTTTASGPPQATSAPTTYNYTPGPATPTTSTGTSYRSVPFPSVHQRTATHSRFGRKNKACKHYTRDVVCLPFSSASTFRIPRGDSRANLARDGLIGKISFTSDWSEAQLKEEMSAIFRRTFALSMGQSFPFEYLSTVKGCKRLMKPNVSSSFLWGGKEVASISSASCLYIMALISKPLQEPEELSDSDLESPVGLRRRVHTVSPSTSESELISQGSENERMQESPSHQRMLSTVPSSQRESEARCQETESSTQESESQGQAEDLRQVFPYNVAEFVPVYLEEDEALEEAIQRSLLEEWDVPAVNTLKSSEMLSKEEIAGLLQAHSERVITSGTRQIYISRANVWTTALRVFKRPSFAESCDKLYVTFTSDEHDAVEDAADLGGPRREFFRLLVKAIFQDSGAFEGTPNGCTPRLNMLHLQNGVY from the exons ATGTCCAACGAATCGGCGTTAGCCGAGAGCATCGGCAGAGCCGTCCTGGCGGCTATTCAAAATGTTTCAACAATGACAACAACCGCCTCGGGGCCACCACAGGCCACCTCA GCTCCCACCACTTACAATTACACACCGGGGCCAGCCACACCCACCACCTCCACTGGGACATCATACCGCTCG GTTCCCTTTCCATCAGTTCATCAAAGGACTGCTACACACTCACGTTTTGGCAGGAAAAACAAAGCCTGCAAACACTATACAAGAGATGTTGTGTGCTTGCCTTTTTCGTCAGCATCAACATTCCGCATTCCAAGGGGAGACTCAAGAGCAAATTTAGCACGAGATGGCCTTATTGGGAAGATCTCCTTTACATCTGACTGGTCTGAAGCACAACTTAAAGAAGAAATGAGTGCCATTTTCAGAAGAACGTTTGCATTGTCTATGGGCCAGTCCTTCCCATTTGAGTATTTGAGTACAGTCAAGGGATGCAAAAGACTAATGAAACCAAACGTCTCAAGCAGTTTTCTGTGGGGTGGAAAAGAAGTTGCCTCGATTAGTTCAGCCTCTTGTCTCTATATAATGGCATTGATAAGCAAACCTTTACAG GAACCTGAGGAACTCTCCGATAGTGACCTTGAAAGTCCTGTGGGCTTGAGAAGGAGAG TTCATACAGTGTCACCTTCCACAAGTGAAAGTGAGCTCATCAGTCAAGGTAGTGAAAATGAAAGAATGCAAGAAAGTCCATCACATCAAAGAA TGCTGAGTACAGTTCCTTCATCACAGAGGGAAAGTGAGGCCAGATGTCAGGAGACAGAGAGCAGCACTCAAGAGAGTGAAAGTCAGGGCCAGGCAGAGGACCTGAGACAAGTGTTTCCTTATAATGTGGCAGAATTTGT CCCTGTTTATCTGGAGGAAGATGAGGCTCTTGAAGAGGCAATTCAGCGTAGTCTGCTAGAAGAGTGGGATGTACCTGCTGTTAATACTTTAAA GTCATCTGAAATGCTGAGCAAAGAAGAAATTGCAGGTCTTCTACAAGCTCACAGTGAGAGAGTTATTACATCGGGAACAAGACAGATCTATATCAGTCGAGCCAATGTTTGGACCACAGCCTTGCGTGTGTTTAAAAGACCCAGTTTTGCAGAAAGCTGTGACAAGCTCTATGTCACATTTACAAGCGATGAACATGATGCTGTGGAAGATGCTGCTGACCTTGGGGGTCCCAGACGAGAGTTTTTCCGTTTACTGGTGAAGGCTATCTTCCAGGACAGTGGAGCTTTtgaag GCACACCAAATGGATGCACACCAAGACTGAACATGCTCCACTTGCAAAATGGAGTGTATTGA
- the LOC113107906 gene encoding uncharacterized protein LOC113107906 gives MKPYLHFLFSASFQNVANNWKKASYTSDINSEPEIAGKRIPKKKTSTDHIYSSDEEAAEPPIKKRKAANKTSVPPAPKPPAIPKLKKKGPIVQPQVSQSRAVNALSNSCVNQQQRDTEDQQQTWCESLPSFQAPLRMSQPDHDGDSWCVAHPNTQEHTFAVLRPSGDHQGRGQTPVGISQADHHSDSWSAHPPDTQEHTFTVLRPSGDYQGRTQTPAGISQADHHSDSWSAHPPDTQEHTFSVLRPSGAHQGRTLTPVGVFQVDHHGDGWSAHPPNTQGTSCGRQENPVLSTVTNQCTSVERAILETLEKMDMKINHLTSLVQSLVGNRRVT, from the exons atgaagccGTACCTGCATTTCTTGTTTTCAGCATCTTTTCAGAATGTAGCCAACAATTGGAAGAAGGCCAGCTATACTTCTGACATAAACTCAGAACCTGAAATTGCTGGAAAAAGGATTCCCAA AAAGAAAACAAGTACAGATCATATATACTCATCAGATGAAGAGGCAGCAGAACCacccattaaaaaaagaaaagctgcaaACAAAACAAGTGTTCCACCTGCACCAAAACCTCCAGCCAttccaaaactaaaaaaaaaag GTCCTATTGTGCAACCTCAGGTTTCACAGAGCAGAGCAGTAAACGCTCTCAGCAACT CATGCGTCAATCAGCAACAAAGGGACACGGAAGACCAACAACAGACCTGGTGTGAGAGTCTCCCCAGCTTCCAAG CTCCACTGCGTATGTCTCAGCCAGACCATGACGGAGACAGCTGGTGTGTTGCTCACCCTAACACACAAG AGCACACGTTTGCTGTCCTGAGACCCTCAGGGGACCACCAAGGAAGAGGCCAGA CTCCAGTGGGCATCTCTCAGGCGGACCATCATAGCGACAGCTGGAGTGCTCATCCACCTGACACACAAG AGCACACCTTTACTGTCTTGAGACCCTCAGGTGACTACCAAGGAAGAACACAGA CTCCAGCGGGCATCTCTCAGGCGGACCATCATAGCGACAGCTGGAGTGCTCATCCACCTGACACACAAG AGCACACCTTTTCTGTCCTGAGACCCTCAGGGGCACACCAAGGAAGAACACTGA CTCCAGTGGGCGTCTTTCAGGTAGACCATCATGGAGACGGCTGGAGTGCTCATCCACCTAACACACAAG GTACTTCTTGTGGGAGACAGGAAAATCCAGTCTTGAGTACTGTAACAAATCAATGTACAT CTGTAGAAAGGGCAATTCTGGAAACACTAGAGAAAATGGACATGAAGATCAACCATCTGACTTCACTGGTCCAGTCTCTAGTGGGGAACAGGCGTGTT ACCTAG